Below is a genomic region from Biomphalaria glabrata chromosome 3, xgBioGlab47.1, whole genome shotgun sequence.
AGAGTGTTGTTTTCTTGCAGTATTGACAGTTTCATCCCAACATTGTAAATAGTGATTATATCAGGGATAATAACTTTTGATACTTAGTCTCTCAACTAAAAGTGTTCAACTGATAGCAAAAGCTGACTCTTTAGAATAGAAAAGACTTAAAACACTTTCAGATCAACACACATTTTCAGGTCATATAGTGCTTGAAGAAAAATGTTGTCACTGTTACAAGTGACAGTAAGTACTGAGTTATTGTACTAATACAATGGAAACTGAGTCATTTGTACTGTTGCAAATGAAGTTAGTCCTTTTTATAAACTTATAGGCCTTCTTGTACTAGAGTTCTAGTAGAAATGATTTAATTCTGAggagaagaaattaaaaaacatcCGTTGCTTCACTAGAGCAAGATTTTCAGATGGTCAATGTGTAGCTTCAGTTTTGAAACCATTTATCCAATGTTTATTTGGCTACCTGTAGCCATAGAACTATTAGGGATAACACTAAATAAGAATGTTCATGCGCACTCAAGAAGTATAAACCACACTTTTGTAAATACCTTGAATTTAAGGTGTGGCACTAACCATCTTTTTATCACATTTTCCTATCTGGTGCTCCTCAATTGGTTAGTTTGTGTGTTTTGTAATGAGGACCCAAATTAATATGAGGACTGAGTTAAATTTGTGGTTTACTTTTGTTAATACCTTGATTCAAATCATTACCAACATAAATCAACTGCAGTAAATATACATCATACTGATTTTCATcataccaaataaaaaaatttactctagcagaaataaatacagtTTTTCgatatttaaataagtaaaataattgATTAGTCCTAGTGTTActacagcaattggaccccaaGATGACtggctaactattgtaaaaaatggaaactaaaactctatggccaatcacaaggtcttcagggcttgcaaagaccttctttcagggaacagtaccaggaaaaagaagaagaggcagacagagaaagcgatggtaaGACATAACAGGCCTGCTATTAaaagaggttctaaggcaaaagacagaggaatgaagaaagacagtTGACAAATCTTTTTTGCTGCTCCAACTGTCCCACAGACTAAGGGAAAGGTGAAGGTAAGGAGGAAATTGCAAAAGAGGAAAGTAATTGctttgagagaaagaaagaaaatatagcTTATAAAAACAGTATGCTAATGTGGTTGTCTGATTTGTATAAatctaaaactgaaaaaaaatcattaaatcaaACGAAATAGTTGCTTTCTATATTCTCCCTTACTAGCATTCTATAGAACTTAAAGAAACACAGAGATAGATTTATAGGCCAATACCCGATTCGTTAAAAAAATTTGttcttaaatataaattatatctttttatatagcgctactttcatgcttatagcatgcccagagcgctttggtccaatctcatttgtggaccagtggggggagggggtatctaggagtaggttttccgtgctgcctttaggcgctcagtaaacacaactcttccCGAGTCGGGTATCGAACCTCGAATATGGATATTTTGTTAATAATTTTTGGTGACTTtcggttgtgggagggacattaaataTACACTACAGTCTCGGCCATGATCTAAAGAACATTTAGCccatgccaagttttatcaagattggtcaaacggttttgatttctatgtcggacatacatacatgcatacatatacaTTACATTCAATTAATtaagacaaaatcaacttgagatgaaatgaaataaatgtagtagactttactAATATCATgaaatggtattttaaacaaaatctaactcactacgcTCCATCACCATAGAAGCACACACCCCTTAACACCCTGCAGTGTTGTGTAGATAAGGGGAGAGGGTGGAGATAGGTTGACCGTGCATCCATTAGGAATGTGTATGAGAAaggaaacttttttaaaaatttaaaatattttagctGAACGACCAAGTAACAGCCTAGTTCAAAACTCAAAATATTGGCGAGTTCAAAGATGTTCATTGGATGCCTTCTGTGCAGCTGATGTGGGGCATGTGTGTGGGAGAAGGAGCGCATTGTTTGCCAACCATCTAATGAAAAGTTTTTCTGTTCTTTGAAATTCAAACTGTAGAAAATGTACAAGGCTGAACATGTATGACTTGGGTCTCGATAGATAATGGATGCACTTAGATAAATCACCGGGATACAAAGCTTCTCCTTAAGTTGGAATAATCTGCTGTAACTAAAAAGGCCGATTTTAGAGATGATATTTTAGAGatgaatataatatatacaattaTCAATATAGCTGTCTGAAATCTATTCTAGAGCACTTTAAAAGTTTCGAAgctctctagaatctagatccttTACTAAAGGAAAGGATTTCTTCTAAATACCGATACTGGTGGCGGGTTAATGCTGAACGttttcagagaagctttaagggtgtccctaaagcgttttctttgtccgccttgtgagcgctttccttcccttaattggccatacaggagtaaTTTAGGGTTGCGgctgtcttccattctgcagctggggctgcatcaAGATTGTgcggatgctttgcagacccgctttTTGAAGGACTTCAATATCTggtactttttctttccatttgacattcaatattttcttagacatgtcacgTGGAAGTGATTcggtttctttgcatgttttctgtacactgtccacgtttctggagcatagagcaatgtagggaggatgacagctcgatagacccctagttttgtatttgtggtgatacctcgtctgttccagacatttttagacagtctgccgtAAGGTGcgctggccttggcgatacgcaggttgatttcattatcgatctttccgtttctggagagtgtgctgccaagatgcCAAGATAggtgaatctgtccactgcatttttatcatgtccatttatcttgatgcttggatccgggTAGGCTTTCCCTGGAGCAGGCAAATGCAAGACTTCAGTCAAGGaagacgaaagtcaagggacagatgatgacaCACATGGGCCGACgatgaactgtttttttttgtttgtttgtttttatggcATTTAGGTTGCAAAATCAACATTTAGAAGgtcattataaataaaattcaaacatCGCAATTTCCATCTGAGATTGTGACATTACTTCCAATCTCTTTAGAAACGAGGAccaaaagaaggaaagaaagaaacaaaaaattgacTGTCAGCATTGTATTGTCTTTTATTGTTTAGTGATTACCGGATATTTCCATAATATTTCACACGAAAGCACCTTCTCTCAATGGGTCATACATAAATATAGCTAcagggatatagatctagaagctaGATGTATTCCAACTAATTTATTCTACCTTCCTGTGCACCAATGTCAACTAAGAGTCAAGCAGCGTTGAGTGAAGACTTGCCTAGTGTCTGGTCTATGACCACCATGTGGACAACGTTAGATGTCTATCGTTACATCTGTGATATTGGATTCTCCAAATACGCTGAATGCTTCAGACGGAACGCAATCAATGGTATTGACTTAGCGAAGTTGACTGTCTATGATCTACAAAGGTAGGACCTAGGCCTCCTCATATGGAATAAATGATTGCACGTTACTACTCTAAAGTAGGGCTGTACGTTTTAAGTATTGTGTAATCCTTACACTCTTTGGCCTCGGACTCGATTGATTACTTCTTAGATAAAAACTGACACTTTTATTAGCCTACAGGGAACGAATTTATAATCAGCTAGGAACCCTTTCAGGCCGAAAGATGGCTTTCATTCCAGCAGGTGGAGGGAGTGACTTCTATTGTTTCTAGAGTTTCTTGACTgtctaaaccagtgattcccaaagtggtctatatggaccccaaggggtctacgacgacttccaaggggtctacgaaagtgaaaaaaggaattgggggtctatgagatgtaaatgggggtctatgagagtGGATCTCGATTTAAgaaggtcgtgactttaattaaaatcttaaaataatgtaattaacaattatcttatacaaataaaaatttatttaaattttaatcctATTCTTCGAATGAACAATCAGTGATAAAGTTGAGGAAAGACCTACAGTGGACAAAATCTTTgctttcttcttatcttatataatacagacatcaAAAGATGTTTTGGatttaaaagagaaataatgGTTTGCAAGTATCATAAAGTATCTTTTACATATTATGAAATTTGGAAAACATCACACAATAGACCAAAaaatgatttgtaaaaaaaacctACATCTAATAATATTAAAGAATTCTTCTAAGCAACAAAACAATGCAAAGGCCTAACGATGGGTCAAACTTCCCTGgtaataaacatttttcattggcgaatggtttttttttttttatggataaaGAGATCCacgaaaaacttttttttttttttaagcgaaAACTGATAATCAATATTTAATGTTCTGAAGAACTAGGcctaatttaaagaaaaaacaccCCCCTTTAACTATAATGTCAGGGCAACAGATGGAGCACCTTTCATGGTCGAGTACCATTGTGGATAGTGAAAAAGTGGTTGATTGCTTGAAAatcttaaattttttattaccACAGTTAACCAAAGCAACACGTTGAGACGGTCGAATACAGGTTGACTTGCTCAAAGCAACACGTTGAGACGGTCGAATACAGGTTGACTTGCTCAAAGCAACACGTTGAGACGGTCGAATACAGGTTGACTTGCTCAAAGCAACACGTTGAGACGGTCGAATACAGGTTGACTTGCTCAAATGTGTAAAGAAAATGACCAGAACATTCATCACAAGTATGATGACTGTCGaaaagctttattttatttttttttctttttcatactGTATCAGACTTCTTAAATGTCAAAGATCAtatttgtaattgaaatttAATTACGCTGAAATCAGACATTGCTTATTTAACAGACATGTTTCATATATTCAATGAGGTCAACTTACAAGTGgtcataggcgtagccaggattttttcggtGGGAGGATTTTGCACCACccagctacgcccatgcatgttgttattactttttcagtcttcacttttaataCGTTAGAAATAATAAAAGACACATACACGATGGATGTCCATAAATCAGAAAAATTGCAATTCAGCAATATTAGATAACCAGGGGGGTCTACAGAATACTGAAAAACATGACAAGGGGTCTACTAGCCAAAAAATGTCCAGGAACCACTGCTGGTCTGAACTCTATGACAATCACAAATTTGGTGGAtgagatgtaggcctataataggTAAAGCAGTATACGAATGGTTTGTAAgtagaaaaaatagaaaagaaatggGGTCGGTATCATTTGAGCGTTATTATATCTTGATGCAGTAAACCCACAAAGAATAGCATACTTAAGAATTTAAATAGGGTATAGATTAATTGTATAGAAGGGAGTGGGTGGGTGGCTGGAGAGATGAAGGACTAGAAACATATCCCATCTCCCATATCGTTTTCGAAATCGAGGCTATTCGTCATGCATATCATTAAGTAGACTGAACACCTTTTTATGTGTATAATTTGAATATTAAGGAAGATTATTAAGCATGAGGTGAACAAATTTCACTTgaacgcatttttttttcatttccttgTTGcgtcattgtttttgtttttttttagataattgcTAAGTCTTATATATTTcagttatgcttttttttttaaaaacaatttacttAATTAATGTTATAATTGTAGCCTCTAAAATGTATACGTTAGTCTAGACTTGTTCAATTTCAGACTTGGAGTACATCACATGGAAGATGCTATACGAATGCACTCAATGATCAGCACTACTGCCAGGACCATGCTGTATAATTTTGATGATGCTCACAATCCACCAAACATTTCCTATCTCGGAGCAGGGTACAACTATTTAGTCAATTCTAAGGCCTAGAGATCTAGTAGTTGTTCAGCAACGTTTTCTTTTTACCGCAGGCGTAACTATATAGCAAGATAGGTCGGCTTGTAGTATATGAATGTCGAAGGTGTCGGTCTAATAGACGAAACTGTTTCAGAAATGTAAAAttagtaaagtataaatatatatattgttgagGAAGGTGTTATAATTTCTGTTGAGAAGGTTGTTTGTGCTGTGACTTGAGATGTTGCTGTTTGTAGAGGCGAATTCTTAAAtatacagtggcgtcactaggggatGCGGCCCGTaaggggggtgacacccaagtaaaaaatgcactttggtaataactgacaattaaaaaaaaataaacgacaGGGGCCAATCATTGGAACATACTTTTCACAattgataaatagatctatctactttttttttttattcatttcaactaaacatattttaactGTTTAATGAATTTCTAGCAAAAGGTTTTaaactataggcctatcataCTTAATATATCAAGGAAAACGTGAAATCTTACTTTCAGATGTTTACCAACTGCCTCTGTATAGGAACACTGCTTTGAttctaaaaatgtattaatcgAATCTATTGAATTTGTAGCTAGCACCGTAATATCAGGATGCCAACCAAATAgtcactgtttaacaaatgacgacattcttcaagcataaaatattattgaaatctcacatggaattaatgtaaattttgtagaatTGCAAAGTAAATAAGTGGCCATTGAGATTTCGGAAGATGAAgatgttatttcatttttttttgtaaaagaagCTGTAGCTAAGAtgaaggaaatgttacaatatgtcAGTCAAATGAGTATCCTGGAATTTTGTAGGGGATTTTTCTTCTTGGCTAGTGCCAAGAATGGTTGTGATGCTTCCTAATGGGGACGATTTAGTCacttaatataaacaaaaatattattttgttgtcgactattttcaactaattgtattgaaatgaaatagaaatttgtaatttaatttgatGTGTGCTTGAAATTAATTCCAAAATTGGAATACTAAAAGACGTTTAAAGAATTCATCTGGATTAGAAAATTGGAAAACAAGGACATCCGGCTACAAATACAATTGACAAGGAAGTCGTTGCTCTATGGttgatgtaaagaagaaaaacaatggaaggatATAATGCACggactgtttctataaaagcaGAATATTTGACATGTTGTGACTATATTAACAACGAGTCTTTATTGAATAAAGACTTCCCATGAGATGGTGGAAATGTTTTGTAGATACATCTGTAATGTTCAAACGTTCATACATGTTCTAGTAAACGACGTAGGGTAAAAGAAATTTAAGTCAGAATGACTGTAAGcacctttatattttgtttgacagCACACTCAACATAGCACACACTGATTAGATTCAGAAGTTCAACGGTTTTAAGGGAGACCAAAAAAGCTGATGAGATCAActtaatatcttaaaatgtctagaaaaggtTGAGCTTGAATTTATATGTGGAGCTCAAAGATATGAAAATGCAGCTTCAATGTCGGAACCATGGAGGAGTACAGAACAATTATGAACCAACTGAATAGCTATTTAATAGATGTGTGTAACATTCACTCAATCTTTTTCAGaaattagcggcccccgaaaggggaaaagacgctattagttttgtgtgaaatgtctgtccgtcccgtttagatctcgtaaactataaaagataatgaaaatccgacatcacaatattttagaccattcaaagttctgatgcaacggctactttttttttttctgaaagcgaaaaatctaattttttaaatcacttatgcaagcagtttttttttaaagagaaaaagctatttagtatgcattataagttagacctgagcggtaaagcgcttggcttccgaaccgtgggtcccgggttcgaatcctggtgaagattgggattttcaacttcttggggcgcctttgagtccacccagctctaatgggtacctgacattagttgaggaaaagtaaaggcggttggtcgttgtgctggctacatgacaccctcgttaacagtaggccacaaaaacagatgaacttaacatcatctgccctatagaccacaaggtctgaaaggggaactagttaggccaggttcacatctaactttgcattcgcttgcacctatcctttgatctgctggaccattggggcactacacaagatctgtcaacctcctttctccattcttatctctcatttgtcttcgatataatttcattcgggtgttctttctgaaaatattgaagccttgcctgggtggaccatttcgggggccgattttgagcttgtgtttccacacaaactgtctttgtaactttttttttttttttatacgatTGAGATACTTTTTTCGTTCTGAAATTATTGCCGCGAGAGGTGCAGCTTAAGATCTTTTACTTTACctatctttactttatttttcggggggggggggagatgtacAAGAAGGCCGAAGATACACAAAAGTAAGCATATCTTGAAACTATTGACAATGTGGTGACTTTTCTTTAACAAAGGCATTACAATTTAGCGCAAAATGTTCTTTAAAAGgcgcttctaaaaaaaaacaacagcactgtgattcagaaaaaaaaaaaaaacaacagtcgAGCGATCACTAGCTGCCGGACTCACtatttaagaagagaaaaagaggttCATTCTAATGTGCattaatcgttttttttttttttatatctgagCTTCAAGTCTTACtggaagcaatcattgatgtagcagataaatTTGGAGCAATCCAACCGAAAAATTCTTTAGTTCAAAAACCAACGAAGTACTGTAGATGTCAagtttcaaaatattggcgTATTTGAGgatttttcaaaaggcgacATTCCAACAGAAATACCAGGACTGACAAAGGACCTAAAGGCAACAAAAGCTATGCCAAAATATCTCTAAATCATTGAACAAAGCTTTCAACCGTTTCTTACCATCTGTTTATCTATGGCGTCTCATGtgaaaaaaggatttttaaaattaaaatctctttGAGACAAAGGAACAAACGAACTATCACAAAAcagaattttattaaaaatgagatCGTTACAGACATTAGGTTAATAATACGTTTTCAAGTTAGAAAtcgagaaaaaataatttaatttacttaTAGTTGCATTGttgcaatattaaattataaattaatggcagtatcttcgattccaaagattaaggatgtgtgcagagtttcacatgactacgtaAACCCAGTGAACTgtagataaattgtaataaagagCTGAATTTTTGTTGTTCAACAATCCAATAACGTATTAACAATATGTATTACAGCGCAACAAACcaacgggaaaaaaaaaggattttttaaaatgggaacgggggtgacaccctgagctaaccGCACCGTGTGACACCCagcctagtgacgccactgaataTACACACACCGACAACAGATTAGGCCTAATATAAATACACGTAATCCGGCCTCTttagaaatataatatttatataaatctaatattttagtacaaaaagtaaaatgttttaaaatgctttacatgtttcggatgttccttcagagttgaagatagtttacttcctagtccaaacctcccgcaggacgacgggggatgggagcgggcaggatttgaaccctcgataaatccgaacgatagtccagcgcgcaaaccgcacgaccaggcagccatagcCATGTAGGGCAACAGTCTACGTCGTCTGCTTAAGAAAACAAGTCTGTTAACTCTTTTCCTAAGCGTTTCTACAAGAGGTCTCTCTCGTCATTTGTCTGTCTCTAACCTATTTCCGTTCTTAGTTTTAACGTGCCGTCCTCCCATAGACTTGCAGGTGTCAATTAATGAAAAGACTGGACTTAACGCGCCTTACTATTGAGTGTAATTATAGaagcattatatatataataatcatCTTCGTTTATCTCGACTGAAAcagttgaaatgttttcttctcTCAGGTGATAGTTTCTCTCCTttcggcccccccccccaatttttttttttttttgacagcaaCACTGAGATTATTAAACcctaaacacattttttatatCACTTTCTTTTTCTGTCACTAGAAATAGGTCCGTGAACTCAATGCAATGTACCAAGATCAAGTTCCCTCCATTGCCGAGTCAAGACCTTCGCTTACCCTATCGGAATCAAGGAGACCGGTATTACAGATATCAACTTCCTGTCCAGTCTTTTCATGACCACTGCATGTCTATGGGAAGAACAGATGCTTGGAAAATGTATAATTCTCAGTTCTGATCATTTCCTACAAACGATCATGTTAccagtgacacacacacactgaacaTCAAAACACAACCATCAAGTATCAAGTTTATTGCAGTTATTTTACAAAATTGAACAATTAGAAGATCAACATGAGGTACACATAGTGAACAATTAAACTTCAGATATCTTCAATCAACAggtacattaaattcttagaaTTATGATTATTTGGtgcctataatatatatatatacatcacaACAAATCAGCTAAGAATGTAATCATAAACTTTAACAATTTTACTATTCAATGTAACTGGGACAAATGTTGATGGCTTTGAGccaaaatcaatttatttaaaagtgtaAAAACTATTTCCATCATAATTTTGAAAACACTGGCGTTTCCTTCTGAATGGCAGCACTAACAGCTTTACCAACATCTTCTGATTGCAGCATTGTAGAGTTCCAGGTGGccttaatatcaaatataaaatagaatttCTACAGATTTACATTGCTGTATATGATATATTTGAATAAAGATTTCATTTTTActatacaagtaaaaaaaaaaacaaacctataTGAactgaataaaaagaaaaattctatGCCTGTAAGTTAATAAAAATTTGTCTGAAATGTTTGGCTACTGACTAATAAATTACAACATttctatatgtatatttaaaagaTGCAGGAGACTATAATGACAAATAGAAAGACTAGATATAAAATGTAGATTAAGGAAATGGTAAAAGTTGAGAATGAGATGCACCATTaacatcaagtagatctatgattttaaaaagaatattatattGTCTATTAGACAATCCAGTCACCCactgctgaggaaaagagaacagcgctggtagTAGAAAAGCGCCATAGAAGAAAAGCAAAGCAAATGACCCTAgttccagctggaataacctgcccagtgtgcattccaggctcacatgtctcaccagccacatgaggaggcacaaaaccccagtgcaaagctgtcagccccctggatgacaaaagtggtcatcatcgaaccatgatggatgaactatataaaatgaaaatctctacAATGAAGATACATTCAACACCTTTCATTTTTTCTGCTCATGAATTTAAATTCTTTGCCTCCTACATCCTTTTTGTGCCACCTTTGTGATACTTGTCCTCTATACTATCTTTGTGATACTTTTTTCTATTACCTTTTCTTTTTGATACTCTAAATATCAGAACAGTAGTAAAAGTGATTATTAGCAATAACCGTAGACATTGTGTGTCCAAGATCAGTCTCTGGGAAAGGAgggtcaaaataaaaaattcattttctaaaaatctcttaaattttgatcattttgcttttttttttttttggttcaatcaaattaaatattatttcatctggTTATAAAATTTAAGTTTGTTCTAataatttcattaagttttcGCAAAATTATGTGAATGTTTTAGGCAGTCTGTATCActtatattaaatctatttccTAGAAATGAGTGGATACCGGTATTCTAGTACATACCATGTACTCCAAACCTTGATAGACTCCATGGTCCCTGGAGTAGACTGAATTGACTTTGATACCCTGCACTGCCACAGGACTCTTAGATGCAATTTGCTCAGCTATCAAAATAGCAGCCTccaataaagtatttttatctGGCAGTATGCGACTGCAACAAATCAAAGTTAGATaacaaatagtaaaaaaatgagCCAAGTTGTAACTAATAACTAAGCTTTGCTATGATTTAAAACTATGATATTTTCTTAGGCTTGCTTATATCAAAGATTTTAGTTATTTCAGCTAGAGTTTAAACATGAAATCCTGGGTTTTAAATAAATCAGTGCAACAATGAGAATTAataaacgacaaaaaaaaaaagttgtttaatgTACCGGTGTTTCACAattgctgtaaaaaaaaaaaagtaaataaaattcatgtcaaagacaagaaaaaaatgtacttcAGAGGAAATGAGCAaaacctctctctcttttttttttttttaactcctaataacaaacaaaacaacttaaatGATTTACACACCTGACAAATCCTATAGATTTAGCTTCTTCTGCATCAAACTTTCTGCCAGTGTAAGCTAATTCTCTGTAGAGACTGTCATTACCAATAATTTTAGGAAAACGTTGTAATGTTCCAAGATCAGCTGCTAATCCAATATCAACTTCCTGATGAAAAAACATGATCACTATAAAATCAAATCAACTCTAGCCAAACAAtcttatatttacatttacatcTTGGATTTATAGTAAATCAGCTATCAATCCTTTTATCCACCTTAATCTGGAACCAAGCATCTTGTGTACAATAGCGCATGTCACAGCATGCTATCATGTCAATGCCTCCTCCTATGCATCCATTGTGCACAGCTGCAATGACAGGCTTTGGACACTAAGAAGATAAAACAGAATGTTAGATACAAGTACTCATTGCTAGTGTGAAGGATGCACAGTCAACTAAGTTCATGTTATGTCAATGAAGTTTATGTGTGACATGACTTCTATGAATGGcagttaaattatttaaaaagtcatttttgtttacatttcctAACTAGAAAAACATGTATGTGTActtatttttcaataaattcATGTGCTAGAAAGAATCCCTACTACACAACAATATAGATTAGTGCCAATGAAACATAAAAATCTATGGTTACCAAAACGTGCTGAGAGTTTTGTAACATTGTGTGTAGATGTTCTCTTTCTATTTGTAAACTTCAAATGAAAATGGAAGGTAATCAATGGAAGACAAATTGATTTAGCAAGACAAAGTCACCTTTTCAATGACATTAAAAGATTCCTGAAGCTCTTGAATTcctttcaaaattttaaaagattttctgCTTGAATCTTGACTGTCAGAACTCAACAAAGATTTGAATATTTCATTTTCATACAAATCCAAACCTAGGAACATTCAAACAAAGTATTATCTCAAGCAGTCAAACATGTTCATagaaagaaacagacaaaagtTACAACTCCAAATGTAGGGGTTGAGATGTTATTTAGCTTTATTTAATCTGAGCATTATTTGAAGGTAAAGGCAAGAATACCAACAATTTAAGTAAAATCACACAA
It encodes:
- the LOC106057020 gene encoding uncharacterized protein LOC106057020, coding for MSTKSQAALSEDLPSVWSMTTMWTTLDVYRYICDIGFSKYAECFRRNAINGIDLAKLTVYDLQRLGVHHMEDAIRMHSMISTTARTMLYNFDDAHNPPNISYLGAGNRSVNSMQCTKIKFPPLPSQDLRLPYRNQGDRYYRYQLPVQSFHDHCMSMGRTDAWKMYNSQF